The window CAGTCTCGCTGGCAGCACAAGCTGCCAGACCCTTGCTGCATCGATCACGTCGCTTCCAGTGGCCGGATCAGGACCGCTGCTTTGCCTCGACGTAGCGCTTGAAATTATCCAGGATCGCCTGCCAGCCGCCGCGCTGCTGCTCGACCGAATGGGTATCCTCGCCGTCGAAGCTGACCTGCAGCTTGACGCCTCCCGCCTCAGGCGTGAACGCGACCTGCGCGGTGCGGTCGCCGAACGCATATTCGAGCAGCCGGGGTGCCTCGACCTTGGTGTAAGTGCCGGCGAAATCGAACCCCATGCTGCCGTCCTTGGCTTCCATCCGCGACGAGAATGCGCCACCGGCGCGCAGGTCCACGGTCGCAGCAGTGGTGTGCCAATCGTCGGAGGCCGCATTCCACTGCTTGATGTCGTCGGGCGTGGTGTAGGCGCGCCAGACATCTGCGATCGGCGCGGCAACGATCGTTTCGACGGCAATCTTCATATGCGTTCCTTCGTCGTTCCTAAATGAAGCGGATGCGCCCACGGCACCCGGCCGGGGCCGCCGGACCGCGGACACTCTACTAGTGCTATTCGCCGTGATCCACAAATCGCTCCGCCGGACGACAGCGCGAGCCAGGGCCGCCGGAAACATGAGGCGGCCGGCGACGCCGTTCAACAAACCAAATGGTGTGTGGCCGGCACAAGAATTTCGTCAGGAATGACCGTGTATGGAAGACGGGTCCAACGCCCGGAGAGGACGACATGCGGAACCTGAATACTGTGCTGAGCAAGCTGAACGACCGCCTGCTGCGGCTGGAGGGCGAGCTGTTCGTGCTGCGATCGATCGCGCGCGCCGCCCTGACCTCCGGCGACGAGTCCGCCATCCGCACCCGCAAACTGCTCGAAGGCGCCAAGCTCGCGCTGGCAGACGAAGCCGAACGGCCGCTGGACGCCGCGACCGGGAAATACGTCGCGGCCGCGATCGCCATGGTCGAAGAGCTGCTCGAGAATCCTCGCGAGGCAGCCCCGCTATTCAGGGTGATCGACGGCGGAAAGCGCGACGATTAGCCCGCGGTCAAGAATTACGGACCGGGCCTAGCTCGCGCCCTGCACGGCCCTGTCATAGGCCTCGATCGTGACTTTCGCCCTGACCGCAACATCGGCGGCCGTCATGCCCGGCTTGTAGAGGCTGCTGCCGAGACCGAAGGCGCGAATGCCCGCCTTCACGTATTCCGCGAAATTCTGGTCCGAGACGCCGCCGACCGCGGCGAGCATCACATCCGGCGGCAGCACGGCGCGGATCGCCGAGATGCCGGAAGCGCCGAGCACGCTTGCCGGAAAGAACTTCAGGCTCGAGGCGCCCGCGCGTGCGGCGAGCAGCGCTTCCGTCGGCGAGAACACACCGGGCATCGTGATCATCGCGTGGTGCTGCGCGCGCGCCAACACGTCGACATCGACGTTCGGCGACACCATGAGGCGTCCGCCGGCGTCATGGAGACGATCGACGTCTTCCGCGGTCAGCACCGTGCCGGCGCCGATCAGGACATCAGCAGGCGCCCGCTTCGCTGCAATCTCGATCGAACGGAACGGCTCGGGCGAGTTCAGCGGAATCTCGATCGCGGTCATATCAGCCTCGAGCAGCGCGCTCACGATGCCCAAGGCCTCGTCCGGCTTGACGCCGCGCAGGATCGCGACCAGCGGACGCTTCATCGGAGGAAACGGAATGCTCATGCGTTGATCCCTCAATTGGTCCAGATCGCCGCCGCGGCGCCGGCGAGGCCACGGCGAACCGCCTCCTCCGCATCCATCACGTTGAGCGGAATCGAAAGGCTTTCGAGCGCGATCCGATAGAGCCGTTGCAGCCGGCCCGATGCAATCAGCGTAACCGGCGTCGCTCGCCTCCGCTCCGCAAGGCCGGCCGCGAGCTCGGCACCGATCAACGTGCCGGAGATCGTCTCACGGGCCGCCTGCGCGCTGCCGCCGAACAGCAACTGCCGGGATCGCACCCGAAACAGCAAATTGGCCGATAGCGCCGGCGTTGCGAACGCCTCGATGACAGCAGAGCGGAACGCATCGGTATCAACGGCCTCTTCCGCACCGGCGACGGCATGCGACAGAATGGTGTCGCGCGCAACCACGCTGAACAACTCGCCGGTCATGAAGGTCGCAAAGCGCTCGACCGTTCCACCGCGCAGGCGCACCCATTTGGAATGGGTTCCCGGCATGCAAACGAGGGCCTCACCCGGCCCATCCAGACCGAGCGCGCCGAGCAACTGGGTTTCCTCGCCACGCATCACGTCAGGGGCCGCAGCATCGCGCTGTGCAATCCCAGGCAGGATGCGGATATCGCGCGGCTGCCCGCTGACCACGACGGCGCCTTTGAGGATATCGGAGAGATGCGCCGGTGTGTCGACATAGCCGGCCTCGACCCAGCCCTGCCGCGCGCCGGCCATGCCGCAGATCACGACCGGCAGGTTGGCCGCCGCGCCCAGCGCGTCGAGATGCGATTGCAGCACCGACACAAAGCCGGCCCTGGCGGCCACCGTCATGCCCTCGGCGCTGCGCCGTTCGCCGAACACCTCGCCGCCAGCGCTCATCAGCCAGAGCCGGAAGCTGCTGGTGCCCCAATCGACCGCGACATAGGAAGGCCCGCTCATCGCGCTCTGCTCCACGCTTTTTGGTTTCCGGCTCGGCGATGGCGCCGCTGACCAGACGCGATAACGGCGTTCATCACG of the Bradyrhizobium quebecense genome contains:
- a CDS encoding 2-dehydro-3-deoxy-6-phosphogalactonate aldolase — its product is MSIPFPPMKRPLVAILRGVKPDEALGIVSALLEADMTAIEIPLNSPEPFRSIEIAAKRAPADVLIGAGTVLTAEDVDRLHDAGGRLMVSPNVDVDVLARAQHHAMITMPGVFSPTEALLAARAGASSLKFFPASVLGASGISAIRAVLPPDVMLAAVGGVSDQNFAEYVKAGIRAFGLGSSLYKPGMTAADVAVRAKVTIEAYDRAVQGAS
- a CDS encoding SRPBCC family protein; the encoded protein is MKIAVETIVAAPIADVWRAYTTPDDIKQWNAASDDWHTTAATVDLRAGGAFSSRMEAKDGSMGFDFAGTYTKVEAPRLLEYAFGDRTAQVAFTPEAGGVKLQVSFDGEDTHSVEQQRGGWQAILDNFKRYVEAKQRS
- a CDS encoding 2-dehydro-3-deoxygalactonokinase, whose amino-acid sequence is MSGPSYVAVDWGTSSFRLWLMSAGGEVFGERRSAEGMTVAARAGFVSVLQSHLDALGAAANLPVVICGMAGARQGWVEAGYVDTPAHLSDILKGAVVVSGQPRDIRILPGIAQRDAAAPDVMRGEETQLLGALGLDGPGEALVCMPGTHSKWVRLRGGTVERFATFMTGELFSVVARDTILSHAVAGAEEAVDTDAFRSAVIEAFATPALSANLLFRVRSRQLLFGGSAQAARETISGTLIGAELAAGLAERRRATPVTLIASGRLQRLYRIALESLSIPLNVMDAEEAVRRGLAGAAAAIWTN